The genomic segment CGGATGCGCCTGGCGTGCGTCCCGTCGAGCGACGGCACCGACGACAGCAATGCTTCGGTGTACGGATGCTGCGGGCCGTCGAAGACCGCGGCCGCGCGACCGATTTCCATGATGCGGCCGAGATACAGCACCGCGATGCGATCCGACAGATAGCGCACGACGTGCAGATCGTGCGAGATGAACACGTAGCTCACGCGCCGCTCGCGCTGCAGATCGGCGAGCAGATTGAGGATCGCGGCCTGCACGGAGACGTCGAGCGCGGAGGTCGGCTCGTCGCAGACGACCACGCGCGGATCGCCCGCGAACGCGCGCGCGATGGCGACGCGCTGCTTCAGCCCGCCCGACAGTTGCCGCGTGCGCGAAGTCAGATAGCGCGCCGGCAGGCGCACGGCTTCGGTCAGGGTATGCAGACGTTGCTCCTTCGCCTCGCCGCGCAGCGCCGTGAGCTTCGACAGCGAACGCGCGATCAGACGCCGCACCGAATGCGCGCGGTTCAGCGCGGAATCCGGATTCTGGAACACGATCTGCAGCGACTTCACCTGTTCTTCGCTGCGCCGGGTCACGCGTTCGGGCAGCGCCGCGCCGTCGAGTTCGAGCGACGCGCCCTTGTCCGGCGACACGAGACCGAGCAGGAGCTTGGCGAGCGTCGTCTTGCCGCTGCCCGATTCGCCGACGAGACCGAGCGTCTCGCCTTGCTCGAGATCGAGCGAGACATCGTGGACGGCGCGCACCTCTTCATCGCCGACACGGAAGGTTTTGGAGAGATTGCGCGCCGATAGCGCTAGCGGCTGCCCGTCGCGAGGTTCGACGGGCGCGGGCGCTTCTTCGGTCGAGCGCGGCAGCGTCTGTGCGCGCTCGTGATAGTGACAGCGCGCCATCTGATCGCCGTGCGCGGACGCGACGCGATAGGGCGGCGGCGCATCGTTGAGACAGCGCTCGTCGGCGAGCTTGCAGCGCGGCGCGAAGATGCAGCCCTGCGCGATCGATCCCGGCAGCGGCAGCGAACCGGGAATCGTATCGAGCCGCCCGGTTTCCTTGCCGCGTCCCTCGCGCGGCAGGCAGCGCAGCAGGCCGACCGTGTACGGGTGACGCGGCTGCGCGAACACGTCGGCGGTGGCGCCTTCCTCGACGAGCTTGCCCGCGTACAGCACGCCGACGCGATCGCACATGCGCCCGATCACCGCGAGGTTGTGGCTGATGAAGAGCACGGCCGTGCCGAGTTCCGCACGTAATTGCGCGATGAGATCGAGCACTTCGGCTTCGACGGTGGCGTCGAGACCGGTGGTCGGTTCGTCGAGAATCAGCAGTTCGGGATTGCACGCGAGCGCCATCGCGATGACGACGCGCTGCTGCATCCCGCCCGACAGCTGATGCGGATAACTATCCATCACCCGCTCGGGAGACGCGATGCGCACGCGCTTCAGCATCTCGGCGGTGCGGGACAGCGCTTCATCGGCGGACGCGCCCGTGACTTCGAATGCTTCCGAGACTTGCCGCGCGATCGTCAGCGACGGATTCAGCGCGCGCCCGGGGTCCTGATAGACCATCGATACGGCGTTGGCGCGCATGCCGCGCAGCGCGTCGGCGTCGAGCGTGGCGACGTCGCGCCCGGCGATGGAAATGCGGCCCGCCTTCACGCGGCCGTTGCGCGGCAGGTAGCGCAGCACCGCGAGCGCGGCGGTCGACTTGCCGCAACCCGATTCGCCGACGAGTCCGTATGCCTCGCCGCGCTTCACGCGCAGCGTCACGTCCTGCAGCACTTCGCGCTCGCGTCCGCGCGCCCGATAGGCGACGGTGAGACCGACGATCGTGAGCGCGTCGGCCTGATCGCCTTTGGCGGCGCCGAACGTGGGAAAAGCCGACGGCGGCGGTCCGTTCATCGGTCGAGCGCTCCTTGCACGGCATCCGCGACGAGATTCACCGCGACGACCAGCGACGCGATCGCGGCGGCGTCGAACACGACGGTCCACCACGCGCCGCCCGCCATCAGCGTATAGCTTTCGGACAGCGCGAGGCCCCAGTCGGCCGATGGCGGCTGGATACCGAAGCCGAGGAACGAGAGCGTCGCGACCGCGAAGATCGCGTAGCCGAGCCGCACCGTCGCCTCGACGATGATCGGCGGCAGCACGTTCGGCAGAATCTCCGCAAACATGATGTAGAGCGCGTTTTCGCCGCGCAGTTGCGCCGCAAGTACGTAGTCCAGGTGCCGTTCGCTCAGCACGGCGGCGCGCACCGTGCGCGCGGTGATCGGCGCGAAGGTCAGGCCGATGACGAGAATCACCGTCGTGTTGCTCGCGCCGACGGCCGCCAGCGCGAGCAGCGCGACGATCACGAGCGGCAACGCGAGCAGCGCATCGATCGCGCGGCCGATGACGGCATCGACCCAGCCGTCGAAATAGCCGACGACGAGCCCGATCGCCGTGCCCGCCGCCGTGCCGAGCAAGGTCGCCAGAGGCGCGATGGTCAGGATGTCACGCGAGCCGACGATCACGCGCGCGAACACGTCGCGGCCGAGCTGATCGGTGCCGAACCAGTGATCGGCGGACGGCGCGACGAGCGAATTAAGCGGGTCCGACGCGTAAGGATCGTGCGGCACGAGCCAGTGGCCGAAGAGCGCGCACGCGACCCAGAACAGCAGGATCAGCACGCCGAGCACAAAGGTGCCCGAACGCAGCAGTGCGCCGAGCGCTTCGAAGCGTCTGGGTTTGACGGGCGCGGGGGACGCGGTGGCCGTGCTCATCGCGCGTCTCCGGAGGAATCGGCGGTGCGCAGGCGCGGATTGAGCACGACGTAGAGCGCGTCGGCGATCAGATTCGCCGCCGTATAGATCACGCCGATGGTCAGCACGCCGGCTTCGAGCATCGGAAAGTCCTTGCCCCGCGCGGCGGTGTAGATCAGCGAGCCGATGCCCTGGTAGTGAAACAGCGTCTCCACCACGACGAGCCCGCCGATCATGTAGCCGAGCTGCGTCGCGGCGACGGTCACGGTCGGCAGCAGCGCGTTGCGCAGCACATGCCGCACGATCACGACGCGTTGCGGCAAGCCCTTGAGAATCGCGGTGCGCGTGTAGTCGGCGTCGAGCGCTTCGACGGTGCCCGCGCGCGCCATCCGCGCGATATAGCCGAAGAACACGAGCACGAGCGGCAGCACCGGCAGAATCAGATGCTTCAGTTGCACGAGGATGTTCGCATCGGCGGGCGCGGTCGCTTCGATCGGCAGCCATTGCAGCCATACGCCGAAGATCAGGATCAGCACGATCGACGAGACGAACTCCGGCACAACCGTCGCCGTCAGTCCGCCGATGCTGATGAGCCGGTCGATCCAGCGTCCCGCGTGCAACGCCGCAAACACGCCGCCCGCGATGCCGAGCGGCACCACGACGATGAACGCGAGCGCGCCGAGCTTCGCCGAGGCCCACAGCGCACTGCCGATGAACGGCGCGACCGGCGCGCGAAACGCATAGGACTCGCCCATGTCGCCGCGCAGGAAATGGCTGATCCAGCTCGTGTATTGCGTGAGAAGCGGCCGGTCGACGCCGAGCTGATGATTGAGCGCCGCGACGGCGCGCGCATCGGCGAGCGGGCCGAGAATCGCGCGGCCGACGTCGCCGGGCAGGAGCTGGCCGCCGGCGAACACGATCATCGACAGCAGCCAGAGCGTGACGAGCGCGAGCAGCAGCCGCACGCCGATGAAGCGCACGACGCGTTTCATTTTGGCGAAGTCGGCGGCGTGCGCCGTCGGCGTGACGGTGCTCATTTACGCGGACACCGTCGCGCGGTCGAACCACATCTGCGAGATCGCGTTGAAGCGCACGCCGGAGACGTTCGCCCGCGTGACGATCAGCTGGTCGTAGAAGTAGGGGATCACGACCGGCGTTTCGTCGAGCAACAGACGCTGGATCTGGCCTGAGAGCTTCTTCTGCGAGGCGACATCGAGCGCCGCGACGAACTGCGCGACGAGTTTGTCGTACTCCGGATTCTTGAAGTGCGCCGCGTTCCAGGTGCCGCTGCTCGTCAGCGGCGCGTTGAGGAACACGTTCGGCACGCCGCGATGCCCGTAATCCGTGATGCCGAGCGGCGAATCCAGCCAGTCCGATTTGCCGAACGTGCCTGAGCCGTAATAAAGGTCCTGGCTTTCCACCTTCAACTGGATGCGGATGCCGACGGCCTTCGCCGCGTTCTGCACGACCACCGCGAGATCGGGAATCTCCATGTACTTCTCGGTCGTCAGCGTGATGTCGAAGCCGTTCGCGACGCCTGCCTCGCTCATCAATTTCTTCGCTTGAGCGATATCGATCTTGCGTTGCGGCACGGTGAGATCGCTCGACGGAAACACCGGCGCGAACGGGCTGTCGTTGCCGACCTGCGCGCGGCCGCGAAACAGTCCCTTGACGATCACTTCGCGGTCGATCGCGAGCGCCAGTGCCTGACGCACGCGCTTGTCCTTGAACGCGCCCATGTTGCAACGCATGTGAATCTGCCGATGCGAACTCGATTTCGTGCCCAGCACCTTGAACTGCGGATTCGTGAGGATCGAGACGCCGCCCTGCACGGTGAAATCGCCCATCACGTCGGCTTGGCGGCCTTGCATCGCCAGGAGTTGCGCCTGCTGGTCCGCGTAGAAGGAGAAGCTCACGCGATCGGGCAAGGACTTCTCGCCCCAGTAGTCGGGATTGCGCACGAACGACGCACCGACCTTCGGCGTGTATTTCTCCAGCTTCAGCGCGCCCGTGCCCATGAAGGTCTTTTCATAGGGGCCGGTGAAACTGGCCGGCAGGATCACCGCGTTATACGTATTCGACGAAACGTAGTACGGGAAATTGCCGTTGGGCGCATCGAGATGAAACTCGACGGTGTGATCGTCGACGGCCTTCGCCGAGTC from the Caballeronia sp. NK8 genome contains:
- a CDS encoding ABC transporter ATP-binding protein, producing the protein MNGPPPSAFPTFGAAKGDQADALTIVGLTVAYRARGREREVLQDVTLRVKRGEAYGLVGESGCGKSTAALAVLRYLPRNGRVKAGRISIAGRDVATLDADALRGMRANAVSMVYQDPGRALNPSLTIARQVSEAFEVTGASADEALSRTAEMLKRVRIASPERVMDSYPHQLSGGMQQRVVIAMALACNPELLILDEPTTGLDATVEAEVLDLIAQLRAELGTAVLFISHNLAVIGRMCDRVGVLYAGKLVEEGATADVFAQPRHPYTVGLLRCLPREGRGKETGRLDTIPGSLPLPGSIAQGCIFAPRCKLADERCLNDAPPPYRVASAHGDQMARCHYHERAQTLPRSTEEAPAPVEPRDGQPLALSARNLSKTFRVGDEEVRAVHDVSLDLEQGETLGLVGESGSGKTTLAKLLLGLVSPDKGASLELDGAALPERVTRRSEEQVKSLQIVFQNPDSALNRAHSVRRLIARSLSKLTALRGEAKEQRLHTLTEAVRLPARYLTSRTRQLSGGLKQRVAIARAFAGDPRVVVCDEPTSALDVSVQAAILNLLADLQRERRVSYVFISHDLHVVRYLSDRIAVLYLGRIMEIGRAAAVFDGPQHPYTEALLSSVPSLDGTHARRIRLSGELPSAANPPTGCVFHTRCGRKIGAICETETPPCRDAGDGHAIHCHIPVDELRALQRQAD
- a CDS encoding ABC transporter permease; translation: MSTATASPAPVKPRRFEALGALLRSGTFVLGVLILLFWVACALFGHWLVPHDPYASDPLNSLVAPSADHWFGTDQLGRDVFARVIVGSRDILTIAPLATLLGTAAGTAIGLVVGYFDGWVDAVIGRAIDALLALPLVIVALLALAAVGASNTTVILVIGLTFAPITARTVRAAVLSERHLDYVLAAQLRGENALYIMFAEILPNVLPPIIVEATVRLGYAIFAVATLSFLGFGIQPPSADWGLALSESYTLMAGGAWWTVVFDAAAIASLVVAVNLVADAVQGALDR
- a CDS encoding ABC transporter permease; protein product: MSTVTPTAHAADFAKMKRVVRFIGVRLLLALVTLWLLSMIVFAGGQLLPGDVGRAILGPLADARAVAALNHQLGVDRPLLTQYTSWISHFLRGDMGESYAFRAPVAPFIGSALWASAKLGALAFIVVVPLGIAGGVFAALHAGRWIDRLISIGGLTATVVPEFVSSIVLILIFGVWLQWLPIEATAPADANILVQLKHLILPVLPLVLVFFGYIARMARAGTVEALDADYTRTAILKGLPQRVVIVRHVLRNALLPTVTVAATQLGYMIGGLVVVETLFHYQGIGSLIYTAARGKDFPMLEAGVLTIGVIYTAANLIADALYVVLNPRLRTADSSGDAR
- a CDS encoding ABC transporter substrate-binding protein; the encoded protein is MKKPSTDAHLLDLARPHAGELGNHAIDEFKAGRLTRRELLRHASVLGVALTAGGLFGMPSARAQGAGKPGGTIRVAHLMPAGAVDPLTVTDAAGLALINQTGEFLIDDDSEHLTLKPALALSWSSNAKGDVWTFKLRQNVKFHDGQPMTAKDVVATFNRLSDPGAGSAALSVLKGVLSKDSAKAVDDHTVEFHLDAPNGNFPYYVSSNTYNAVILPASFTGPYEKTFMGTGALKLEKYTPKVGASFVRNPDYWGEKSLPDRVSFSFYADQQAQLLAMQGRQADVMGDFTVQGGVSILTNPQFKVLGTKSSSHRQIHMRCNMGAFKDKRVRQALALAIDREVIVKGLFRGRAQVGNDSPFAPVFPSSDLTVPQRKIDIAQAKKLMSEAGVANGFDITLTTEKYMEIPDLAVVVQNAAKAVGIRIQLKVESQDLYYGSGTFGKSDWLDSPLGITDYGHRGVPNVFLNAPLTSSGTWNAAHFKNPEYDKLVAQFVAALDVASQKKLSGQIQRLLLDETPVVIPYFYDQLIVTRANVSGVRFNAISQMWFDRATVSA